In Quercus robur chromosome 11, dhQueRobu3.1, whole genome shotgun sequence, the following proteins share a genomic window:
- the LOC126706327 gene encoding putative disease resistance protein At1g50180 isoform X2: MAEAVVSGVVTRIGDLLVQEQKLLSGLGNQVERLQIELNLMQGFLKDADVRQDESESVRLCVAKIRDLVYDVDDIIGMYIFKASSERGGLIQKILKRCGCILYEGISVHKAGSLISNITAKIYSLKCILQNCGIRRSIIRVGGPNFLEESQRETYSHPEHEVVGLEDNVKELVEFLLKEEEGNRVASICGMGGLGKTTLARMVYNHPKVKQHFDCTAWVYISQHFQRRHVWEQILLSLQSLSREERDEIPPLTDAELADKLCQVQRERKCLVVLDDIWSVESWNVICDAFRWKDANSKILLTSRNMDVISHIDPKGFMHRLPLLNLEKSRVLFEKMAISWRQDSEIKFRMINLGREMVEYCGGLPLAITTLGGLLAVKQTEEEWEDVLKNVKSFLYVQDLRITTCLALSYNDLPGHLKLCFLYLGHFPEDFEIPTKELIRMWMGEGFISQSQHEEGREDTMEDVGERYFRELVQRSMVQVGKIGSLGRIKTCRIHDLMRDFCVSKAQNENFLQIMNIHSMEASEMHHEKIRRLAIIWKQHDLDPLLPLMLSKNYHFLRSLLCFQPHVLDSVTSMFKNFKLLSVLNLENCSTYSGDLPEDIGCLNLLKFFSLKNSNIRSLPSSLGNLKLLQTVDVRCWEYNFPVKVPNVFKKMVQLRHLYLPKEYRVNEKLELADLCCLLTLVNVELKTIQMSTSFKFSRLQVLGMQVQTDNNEWANDAIQILISSCPRVYKLNLYFSIKKLPEASQFSPKLAKLTLNGSLLEEDPMTMLEKLPNLKVLCLFNNAFAGKNMVCSERGFPLLQFLVVSELKNLEEWQVEEGAMPNLHHLKIENCSRLKTIPDGLRFITNLQELEIKCMPQPFEDMLSDKFKHVGVLVFQGGNDKHY; encoded by the exons ATGGCTGAGGCTGTTGTTTCGGGTGTCGTGACAAGGATAGGTGACTTACTCgtacaagaacaaaaattattgtcCGGGCTGGGTAACCAAGTTGAGCGGCTACAAATTGAGCTCAATCTGATGCAAGGCTTTTTAAAAGATGCAGATGTGAGGCAAGATGAATCAGAGAGTGTAAGACTGTGTGTTGCTAAAATAAGAGATCTTGTTTATGATGTCGATGATATCATTGGGATGTATATCTTCAAAGCTTCTTCCGAGAGGGGAGGACTCATACAAAAAATCCTCAAGAGGTGTGGTTGCATCTTGTATGAAGGAATTTCAGTCCACAAGGCTGGGTCATTAATTTCAAATATCACAGCAAAAATTTATAGTTTGAAATGCATTTTGCAAAACTGTGGGATAAGAAGATCAATAATAAGAGTAGGTGGGCCGAATTTTTTGGAAGAGAGTCAAAGGGAAACTTATTCTCATCCTGAACATGAAGTTGTTGGGCTTGAAGATAATGTAAAAGAATTGGTAGAGTTTTTGCTGAAAGAAGAGGAAGGCAATAGAGTTGCTTCCATATGTGGTATGGGTGGTCTGGGAAAGACCACTCTCGCCAGGATGGTTTATAATCACCCAAAAGTCAAGCAACACTTTGACTGCACCGCTTGGGTGTACATCTCACAGCACTTTCAAAGAAGACATGTTTGGGAACAAATTCTATTGAGCCTTCAGTCTCTATCAAGAGAGGAAAGGGATGAAATTCCACCATTGACAGATGCAGAGCTCGCTGATAAACTTTGTCAAGTTCAAAGGGAGCGAAAGTGTTTGGTTGTCCTAGATGATATATGGAGTGTTGAGAGTTGGAACGTTATATGTGATGCCTTTCGTTGGAAGGATGCTAATAGCAAAATATTGTTGACCTCCCGTAATATGGATGTGATTTCGCATATAGATCCCAAAGGTTTCATGCATAGACTGCCGCTTTTAAATCTTGAAAAGAGTCGGGTTTTGTTTGAGAAGATGGCAATATCTTGGAGACAAG ACTCTGAAATAAAGTTTAGGATGATCAATTTAGGGAGGGAAATGGTTGAATATTGTGGGGGTTTACCCCTTGCTATCACGACATTAGGAGGCCTTTTAGCTGTTAAGCAGACTGAAGAAGAATGGGAGGATGTGCTTAAAAATGTTAAATCATTCCTCTATGTGCAAGACCTACGAATCACCACATGCTTGGCTTTAAGTTATAATGATTTGCCTGGTCACTTGAAATTATGCTTTCTATATCTAGGTCATTTTCCAGAAGATTTTGAGATACCAACAAAGGAATTGATTCGGATGTGGATGGGAGAAGGTTTTATATCGCAAAGTCAGCAcgaagaaggaagagaggatACAATGGAGGATGTGGGAGAGCGATATTTCAGGGAACTAGTACAGAGGAGTATGGTACAGGTGGGAAAAATTGGCTCACTTGGAAGGATCAAAACTTGTCGAATCCATGATCTTATGCGAGACTTTTGCGTATCAAAAgcccaaaatgaaaattttctccAAATCATGAACATTCATTCCATGGAAGCAAGTGAAATGCATCATGAAAAAATTCGAAGACTTGCTATTATTTGGAAGCAACATGATCTCGATCCATTGCTTCCCTTGATGTTATCCAAGAACTATCACTTCCTTAGGTCTCTTTTATGCTTTCAACCTCATGTTTTAGACAGTGTTACATCTATGTTCAAGAACTTCAAATTGCTTAGTGTCTTAAATCTAGAGAATTGTTCCACCTATTCTGGAGACTTACCTGAAGACATTGGATGTCTCAACCTCTTGAAATTCTTCTCTCTGAAAAATAGCAATATACGTAGCTTGCCCTCATCTCTAGGAAATTTGAAGTTGTTGCAGACGGTAGATGTGCGATGTTGGGAATACAATTTCCCTGTGAAAGTTCCAAATGTGTTTAAGAAGATGGTACAGTTAAGGCATCTTTATCTACCCAAAGAGTATAGGGTAAATGAGAAATTGGAACTAGCTGATCTTTGTTGTTTGCTGACATTGGTGAATGTTGAGCTCAAAACCATCCAAATGTCCACAAGTTTCAAATTCAGCCGTCTTCAGGTCCTTGGCATGCAGGTGCAGACTGATAATAATGAATGGGCCAATGATGCAATACAAATACTAATATCAAGTTGTCCTCGTGTATATAAGCTAAATCTATATTTCTCAATAAAGAAGCTTCCAGAAGCTTCCCAATTCTCTCCAAAACTTGCCAAGTTGACCTTAAATGGGTCTCTACTTGAAGAAGACCCGATGACAATGTTAGAGAAATTGCCCAACTTAAAAGTCCTCTGTCTTTTTAATAACGCTTTTGCAGGGAAGAATATGGTCTGTTCTGAACGAGGATTTCCTTTACTTCAATTTCTTGTAGTTTCTGAATTAAAAAACCTAGAGGAGTGGCAGGTGGAGGAAGGAGCCATGCCCAATCTCCatcatttgaaaattgaaaattgcagTAGGTTGAAGACGATTCCAGATGGACTGAGATTCATCACAAACCTCCAGGAATTGGAGATCAAATGCATGCCACAGCCATTCGAAGACATGCTTTCTGACAAATTCAAACATGTCGGTGTCCTTGTATTTCAAGGCGGTAATGATAAGCATTATTAG